In a single window of the Lineus longissimus chromosome 4, tnLinLong1.2, whole genome shotgun sequence genome:
- the LOC135486786 gene encoding uncharacterized protein LOC135486786, which produces MDKIDQLKKNRDLLQEALDTGFEQANAVIEKESPTKFELSKVEACSTEIDETFVKLQSLNVEIAKLVTKQKEDDLTKEEILQTKQRNIDNRTKLVHVSKFVELQSKKTVAKPATVDAPAASVPKTAQLPKLKLPTFDGTYTSWKSFWDTIEADVLSANYADITKYNYIKGQLTGSATDAVAGLQASGENLKVLVEILKERFGQPRKIIRSHVNNLLEMPGPAGHYNALREFHNRVMGDIRSLENLNVDIYKCAPFIVPIIEKKLPKFFREKMGTSGQQDAFDLKRFMQSFSEQLENVGERADAPPQSDISHRKSTQNQNRNLNGSKVSLDSFVSVPAAKPKMCQFCNSGHSCFECTLSPTNRYNAVFNKRLCSNCLRTSHIAKECNNRSKCHTCGKKHHTSLHEYFEQKYRNSSNTGMCAVTPKYSDVRKIDINDHVGFKTTNVNSKKRATNRPSTVLLETGYVTLQNKGKESTAGVLIDRGSMSSYIRKDTAQKLQLNPVRSQSISVNGFGGHSSKRQYDIANVEIATTDGIKIIEVLITDEIVNPINQRGWNTCKEYPYIANIENKLANNFCR; this is translated from the coding sequence atggataaaatcgATCAACTCAAGAAAAACAGAGACTTGTTACAGGAAGCCTTGGACACCGGTTTCGAACAGGCAAATGCCGTGATTGAAAAAGAGTCACCAACGAAATTCGAACTGTCAAAAGTTGAAGCATGTTCAACAGAAATCGACGAAACGTTCGTCAAGTTACAAAGTCTAAACGTGGAAATAGCGAAACTAGTTACAAAACAGAAGGAAGATGACCTAACCAAAGAGGAAATCTTACAAACGAAACAGAGGAATATAGACAATCGAACCAAACTAGTGCACGTGAGTAAGTTTGTAGAATTACAGTCCAAGAAAACGGTCGCAAAGCCAGCGACAGTCGACGCGCCAGCCGCGTCAGTACCCAAAACAGCACAACTGCCAAAGTTGAAATTACCGACATTCGATGGGACTTACACATCATGGAAATCCTTTTGGGACACGATTGAAGCAGATGTTCTCAGTGCTAACTATGCGGATATCACGAAATACAATTATATCAAGGGACAGTTAACGGGCTCAGCGACAGACGCTGTTGCTGGTCTTCAAGCTTCAGGGGAAAACCTGAAAGTACTGGTAGAAATCTTGAAAGAACGTTTCGGACAACCCCGAAAAATCATTCGATCACATGTGAATAACCTCTTAGAAATGCCAGGGCCTGCAGGACATTATAATGCTCTCCGGGAATTCCACAACCGAGTAATGGGGGACATACGGTCCCTAGAAAACCTCAACGTCGATATCTACAAATGCGCTCCGTTTATTGTACCAATCATCGAAAAGAAGTTACCGAAATTCTTCCGGGAAAAAATGGGAACCTCAGGGCAACAGGATGCTTTTGACTTAAAGCGATTCATGCAGTCTTTCTCGGAACAGCTTGAAAACGTTGGAGAACGCGCAGATGCTCCTCCACAGTCGGATATTAGTCATAGGAAAAGTACGCAGAATCAGAATCGAAACCTGAACGGGAGTAAAGTTTCATTGGATTCGTTTGTAAGTGTGCCCGCAGCCAAacccaaaatgtgtcaattctgCAACTCCGGTCACAGTTGTTTTGAATGCACTCTATCGCCAACAAACCGATACAATGCCGTTTTCAACAAACGCCTGTGCAGCAACTGTCTTCGAACATCTCATATCGCCAAGGAATGTAACAACCGCAGCAAATGCCACACGTGTGGTAAAAAGCACCACACCAGTCTTCACGAATACTTTGAACAGAAATACAGAAATTCAAGTAACACAGGAATGTGTGCCGTAACCCCCAAGTACTCCGATGTacgaaaaatcgatatcaatgATCACGTGGGATTTAAAACAACAAACGTGAACTCCAAAAAACGCGCAACCAATAGGCCGTCCACAGTTCTACTAGAAACAGGGTATGTTACCTTACAGAATAAAGGGAAGGAATCCACAGCAGGAGTGCTGATTGATAGAGGAAGCATGTCCTCTTACATTCGCAAAGATACAGCACAAAAGCTTCAACTCAACCCGGTGCGTTCCCAATCCATAAGTGTTAATGGCTTCGGAGGCCACTCTTCAAAACGGCAATACGACAttgcaaatgttgaaattgCAACCACTGACGGCATCAAAATAATTGAAGTTCTCATCACCGATGAAATAGTCAACCCCATCAATCAACGAGGATGGAATACATGTAAGGAGTACCCATACATAGCgaacattgaaaacaagttagcaaataacTTTTGCCGATGA
- the LOC135486787 gene encoding uncharacterized protein LOC135486787: MIGCDHAFQFLENRLVKGDGPTVQYSNLGCFVSGPLFPVKIEHSVITSANRINTTANEHIIEDNDPEIQSLEEFINSSTLQPTDENDTDFDEQFKSDFMQKIEFKDGNYSVPLPWRPDHAELLTNRRECEARLRQVMARLRKLNLLNNYTQVMQENLDKGFISEGSPDDCDTGHYLPHFPVLRDSETTPLRIVFDASSGSPSLNSCLYEGPNMLQDLTELIMLFRTKRIGLSADIARAFLAVHLLESERKWVRFLWYKDNDVSKELIPYHCNTVIFGNVSSPFALAITLHKHLSSYDTPVAKDMKTKFYVDNLLTGVDSNQEALDYFQESREIMNHASFNLRQWSSNSETLDERIRSEGVQTKSDIVGVLGLKWDTKSDQISVAKKDLKSSGELSKRKVTSQTASIFDPLGIVAPLTVPAKSYVNNLWRGQKTWDEHLSITERQEWETIKQESLSLTHMLSIPRWLGGDTSKPLQIVVFCDACPTTAIGCVAYAKQNNKVALIGSKNKVISEKNVNFTVPKLELMAMVLGVNYAETLRNTYITQYQTIEVVYSTDSEIALYWLRSNKKLKQFVHNRVQTIRQKSDLTSWYHVSTKQNAADILSRGATHQELKDSSWLQGPKWLKDDKTTWPLTALSDLTLNSSVSLTAAFEMQNDFVVTSMVATTPVASISDVIAQDKFSSWNRLLRITALVSRAFKPGLKNRNKLSAQDIANAGKKWITNLQNEHYKHVTDYLKLEQSGRHKLPSRPTIISQLGLVLDKKGTIRCGGRLTNSDVSSDRKYPILLPNQSYITTLIVRNAHHNVVHYGLGSTMAYLREKYWVTSMRSTVKKIIGHCVICKKVSGRPYLTPIAPPLPDFRINDLSAFKSTAVDFTSHLYVRIKDSIQKVYVCLFTCCTTRGIHLEITPDLTVESFLRAFRRFTSTHSVPSLIYCDNAKTFTSADTELKRLYNIVGTEQFQNHLSKKGITFKYAPVQASWFAGVHERLIGVTKLALKKTLRKSLVPIDEFQTLIKEIQATVNNRPLTYLSSDPNELKAITPNNLIYGHDMSLLPHEGEDNLDVTYAGRDKLEKLAYKRAERLQTFKKRFYDEYLARLREQHQYELSKQNAKADIIKIDDVILVHDKDAKRRHWKLGIIKELNRGQDGLTRSALVKTATGQSNRAIGKLYPLELTVDESIERSAQIKSVQKTKSRPKRSTTDITRLKIREHLDYYGQ, from the coding sequence ATGATTGGATGTGATCATGCCTTCCAGTTCCTTGAAAATCGTCTAGTGAAAGGGGACGGGCCGACAGTACAGTATTCAAATTTGGGATGTTTTGTGTCAGGACCACTGTTTCCCGTTAAAATCGAACACTCCGTGATTACATCAGCAAATCGAATCAACACAACCGCAAACGAACATATCATCGAGGACAATGATCCCGAGATACAATCACTTGAGGAATTCATCAACAGCAGCACTCTTCAGCCAAcggatgaaaatgacactgaTTTCGATGAACAGTTTAAATCGGACTTCATGCAAAAAATCGAGTTCAAGGATGGGAACTATTCGGTTCCGTTACCATGGAGACCAGACCACGCGGAACTACTCACTAACAGAAGGGAATGCGAAGCCAGGCTACGTCAAGTCATGGCAAGATTACGTAAGTTAAACCTTCTCAACAACTACACCCAAGTAATGCAGGAAAACCTGGACAAGGGTTTCATCTCAGAGGGCAGCCCAGATGACTGTGACACCGGCCACTATTTGCCTCATTTTCCCGTACTCCGTGACAGTGAAACAACCCCCCTGAGAATCGTTTTTGACGCCAGTAGTGGTAGCCCATCGCTCAACTCATGCCTTTATGAAGGACCTAATATGCTTCAGGACCTAACTGAACTGATCATGCTCTTTCGGACCAAACGGATTGGTCTGTCCGCAGATATCGCTCGTGCCTTTTTAGCTGTGCATTTGTTAGAATCGGAGAGGAAGTGGGTTAGATTCCTCTGGTATAAAGACAATGATGTCTCGAAAGAACTGATTCCTTATCACTGTAACACTGTCATATTCGGAAATGTTTCCAGCCCATTCGCCCTCGCTATCACTCTGCACAAGCATCTGTCTAGTTACGATACCCCAGTTGCCAaggatatgaaaacaaaattctacGTCGACAATCTGTTAACCGGAGTCGATTCAAATCAGGAAGCATTGGATTACTTCCAGgagtctcgtgagatcatgaACCACGCGTCTTTCAATTTGCGCCAATGGAGTTCAAACTCGGAAACACTCGatgaaagaatcagatcggaaggAGTACAAACAAAATCTGACATTGTAGGGGTACTTGGACTGAAATGGGATACCAAATCTGATCAGATTTCAGTCGCGAAAAAGGATCTCAAATCATCAGGAGAACTTTCAAAACGTAAAGTAACATCTCagaccgcatcaatcttcgacccgctcgGAATTGTAGCACCGCTGACAGTCCCTGCTAAGTCTTACGTGAACAACCTGTGGAGAGGCCAAAAAACCTGGGATGAACACTTATCAATCACCGAACGGCAAGAATGGGAAACAATCAAACAGGAGTCCCTCTCTCTCACGCACATGCTATCTATACCCCGTTGGCTAGGGGGTGACACCAGCAAACCGTTACAAATCGTAGTATTCTGTGATGCATGTCCCACCACCGCCATTGGTTGTGTCGCTTACGCTAAACAGAACAATAAAGTCGCCCTCATCGGCTCTAAGAACAAAGTCATCTCagagaaaaatgtcaatttcacagtCCCTAAGCTTGAACTGATGGCCATGGTCTTGGGGGTAAATTATGCAGAGACCTTGCGAAATACCTACATCACGCAGTATCAGACAATCGAAGTGGTATACAGCACTGATTCAGAGATAGCGCTTTACTGGCTCAGATCCAATAAAAAACTCAAGCAGTTTGTTCACAACCGCGTGCAAACAATACGTCAGAAGTCAGACTTGACTTCTTGGTACCATGTGTCAACCAAACAAAACGCTGCAGACATCTTATCACGTGGTGCGACACATCAGGAATTGAAGGACTCTTCATGGCTGCAGGGACCAAAATGGCTCAAGGATGATAAAACCACGTGGCCTTTAACCGCACTTTCCGACCTAACCTTGAACAGTTCCGTCTCTCTGACAGCCGCGTTTGAAATGCAAAATGACTTCGTTGTTACAAGCATGGTCGCAACAACACCTGTCGCAAGTATCAGCGACGTTATAGCACAGGACAAGTTCAGTTCATGGAATAGACTTCTGAGAATTACCGCCTTAGTATCACGCGCTTTCAAACCCGGACTCAAAAACAGGAATAAACTGTCTGCACAAGATATCGCTAACGCGGGAAAAAAATGGATTACAAATCTTCAAAACGAACACTATAAGCACGTTACGGATTACTTGAAGTTAGAACAAAGTGGAAGGCATAAGCTGCCTTCTCGACCCACAATCATCAGTCAATTAGGGCTCGTTCTTGACAAAAAAGGAACAATTCGTTGCGGCGGGAGGCTTACTAATTCAGACGTCAGCTCAGACAGGAAGTACCCAATTCTCCTGCCAAATCAATCCTACATAACAACGTTAATCGTCCGGAACGCCCACCACAACGTGGTACACTACGGCTTAGGGTCCACCATGGCTTATCTTCGGGAGAAGTATTGGGTCACATCAATGCGCTCAACCGTTAAGAAAATCATCGGACATTGTGTAATCTGTAAGAAAGTGTCTGGGCGTCCATATCTGACTCCCATCGCACCACCACTGCCAGACTTTCGGATTAACGACTTGTCAGCTTTCAAGTCCACTGCTGTAGATTTTACATCACACCTCTACGTACGAATTAAGGACTCGATACAAAAAGTGTACGTTTGTCTCTTTACGTGTTGCACCACGCGAGGCATACATCTTGAAATCACGCCGGACTTAACTGTTGAATCATTTCTAAGAGCTTTCAGACGTTTCACTTCAACACATTCAGTGCCTAGCCTCATTTACTGTGACAATGCCAAAACGTTTACAAGCGCCGACACCGAGCTGAAACGGCTGTACAACATTGTGGGAACAGAACAATTCCAAAACCACCTGTCTAAGAAAGGAATAACATTCAAATATGCACCCGTACAAGCCAGCTGGTTCGCTGGCGTTCATGAGAGACTGATTGGTGTGACGAAACTTGCACTTAAGAAAACCTTGCGCAAATCACTCGTTCCAATTGATGAGTTTCAAACTCTCATCAAAGAAATTCAAGCAACGGTAAACAACAGACCACtcacatatttgtcatcagatccAAATGAACTCAAAGCGATAACACCGAATAATCTGATATACGGACATGATATGTCTTTGTTGCCACACGAAGGAGAAGATAACTTGGATGTAACATACGCCGGCAGAGATAAACTTGAGAAATTGGCGTACAAACGCGCAGAACGActacaaacattcaagaaacgtTTCTATGACGAGTATCTCGCTAGGCTACGGGAACAACACCAGTACGAACTTAGCAAACAAAATGCCAAAGCTGACATcattaaaattgatgacgtcattcttgTACACGACAAGGATGCCAAGAGGAGACACTGGAAACTTGGGATCATAAAAGAACTCAACAGAGGCCAAGATGGGCTGACCCGATCTGCGCTTGTCAAAACTGCCACAGGGCAATCTAACCGAGCAATCGGAAAATTGTATCCGCTTGAGTTAACCGTTGACGAGAGCATCGAACGGTCTGCGCAAATCAAAtctgttcaaaaaacaaaatctcgACCAAAACGGTCAACCACTGACATTACGAGGCTCAAAATCAGAGAGCACTTGGATTACTACGGACAGTAG